The sequence below is a genomic window from Gopherus evgoodei ecotype Sinaloan lineage chromosome 9, rGopEvg1_v1.p, whole genome shotgun sequence.
TTTAGAAACCAAGTGTTGAGACTTAATATTAGTAAATCAGTTTCAGATCCTCTGATCAAAGGCACTATATAATATACACATTTTCTTATTAAAATAGGAGTCTCTTTCAATTAGGCACTATCACTAAAATGTACTTCTATTATAGAATCTTGCTAAGCATATTTGTAGTGTCATCTACCTAATCACTACACTCCGACATCAGTTGCCTTAAAGTAGGATCTGATGTGCATTTGAGTATATATTTTAACTTCCTCTGAGGAGACTATTATTAGTGAAAGTCTAACAAATACATTCTACACCATGTAAACAGTTACCCTGTAACCTGTCTGCTCAGAAGGGTCAGTTTTCATTGTGTGTTTAACAACCCGAAAGTGACTGTCTGCACAAAAGAACCAGTAAAGCTGAAAATGGGGACAAGGGAAAGTGTTCAATGCCACTTTCATTGATTTTTAATAGGAATTTTCTCCCCATTGCTTTCTTGGGAACACAATCAGGTCCAAAGCTAGAAAGTCAGTCCAAGTATTCTGTTTTACCCAttctatttatttaataaaataggaAACAAACAATGAACCTTACGGCCCTTTTCGGGATGATCAAATACGAATACTGGAGAGTTATTCTCTAGCTAccacccacaccccaaatccccttCTCCAATTTCTGAAGTGTTGGCTACTCCCCacttcagtgtttttttttaaattattattatttgaaataaAGCCTGATTTTGAATTTTCTACAGTGGGTAAGGTATGAGATTCTCTTTTGGGGAGGGAGCTATTCCCAGgactcagaggtttgagcagttACCTTTGTGGCTgtgaataaagaaaataaaccctttTCTATAGGAGAGCTTGGCAAGCACTGAATTTTTACACAGAGCTTGCTGTAGGGTCACTGCATTACAGTAATACTGGGGAAAGACATTTTAGCGATGGCATATAGTATAAATTACACCTTTGGAGATAGGCTTTATAAGCTAGAGAACGGTTTAGAGACCTTTAAATAGTATTTCAACACTGTACACAGCCCACATGACAACCGATTGCATCAGAAGTCCCAGATCTTGTGAGCACAAGCACAGAGCACCCAAAATAGTAGCCTCAGCGGATGTaatgggggtgtatgaattttttttatttatttcctgcTATTTGAATCTGCAGAGTAGGGAAGCTTCAaacggcagtcaaaaaaatgaCATTCATAAGTACTTTGGGACCAAAgtccttttcctatttaaaaatcatgggagttttgctatgaATTTCAAGAAGAGCAGGACCTaagagaacaagaaagaaaaaattgttttttgccACTCATAGCTGAAATCAGATGTTCTGCAATGTCTGTCAAAATGACATCGACCAAGAGGTTAAAATGTCCTTAATGTCCTTTTCACAAACCAGTCATACATTCTTTTAATGAGAGCAGAGTCCTCAAAACTTTTGTAGGCAATATTAGATTTCATGGCTGTAGAATTATCGTCAGCTATAAGGTCTGACTATCCTACTGTAAACCTTCAACACAAGTGCTGCATTTAGCTCTAGAACATTGCATAATTGCAGTGATCAGAGAGACTGATATTTCAAAGATAACATACTTTCCTGTAAAGGTACTTGCTCAGGTATTTGGCATGGTCTTTAAAAATGCAGTCACTGTGGATAATAGGATATATAGGATCTGATTTTTCTACTCGATTAATTAAATTTTCACAACTCCTACTGTGGATTCAAGTATATAACAATATAAGTGGTACATTTTACTGGTACAGCTTGTTCCCACAGGGAAGGGAAATAAGACATAACAGTGTagataactgcatccacactggagggaggggaggtaAAGAGGCTGTGTACTTGTATAATTAAATAAGTAGTTTTTGTATATAGACCAGACGTAGATTTAGTGAAGAATACAGCAGTTTGGAGTCTCTGAAAGGTCTAGCTACCCAGTGCTCCTTTCTGTAGTGTCTTCACCAACCAGGAGAAAATGTAATTTTTGAACATTTATATACTTGTACTAATTGTATTAGACCCATGCCATGTGTTACTACTTAATGCATATACCCCTTTGGCAAGAAGCAACATATATTAAAAGACCTTCACCTGTTCTGCTAGGCTAATGCTAAAACTGGAATTTATGTTGAGCTGGTGTatgctatatatacacacttgcACCATTACTTAGTcaggttttcttaaaaaaaaacaaaaaaaaacaaaacacacccatACACAATCAAAAATGAAGTAATCTGAAACCATGaggtattttgaatttttttagctTCAATTTTAGATGTCAATAACTGCTATTCTGCTGGGAAAACTAGAAGATTTGCCAGGTTTCATTATGCTGAAAGCAGCAATTATGAAGCTAACTCTACTGAACAAGTAATCCACAGATCATCCAGTAATCATCCAAGGCCAGCTTCTGTTAGGTGCTCAAAAACCTTCCAAATACCATTGAGGTCGATGAGTTTTGGGAGATAGAGGCTCTCAGCACTTGGGGGAAAGCATGTAGTATGTAGACAGGATTGGACCACTAGCAGTGGCCAAGATACATGTATAACATACGCTTTCAaactttaaatgcaaaatgtCTGCAATAAGTCTACCTTagtacttaaaaagaaaaattcctgTTAAGATGTggcttattttaataataaaaaacagttaTTCAGCATGGCACCAGATTTTAAAGTcctcaaatagatttttttattcaaagttcttaaaggtgaactgcaaaagtGAGGGGAAGAGTTTGTAGCTctctcttcactttttttttttttataaacttatTTTAACCTTAGAAATATTAGTTTGGCAGGAAAGCCTCTTGGGGGCTTAAGAGAAGTGAAATATTGTGAGCTCACATGAAGGTGGATGTTTAATTTTTATGGCATCATTTCTCCCAAGTTTTTTTTTTGCTAGGTATTAGGAATTAAATAGATGCTATAAatcagagaaaaacaaaatgctCAGTGTTCAGCTGACGTACAGTCACTTCATTGACTGAACTCACACCTgtgtaaggccctgatcctgcacaacTGATGTCAACAGGATCTTTGCTATTGGATACAGTGAATTCATGAACAAGGTTTAAATTAGGAGTGAGAAGAATTAGGCACTCTAAATGTTAAACAGTTTGACTAAAAGTCCCAACTTCCTCAATTACTCAGCTTTCGGTTTCTTGTGATGTCATAATTTCATTAGTTCCCATAAGTCTTCCTGGACAGACAAATCatgagtttaaaacaaaaaaccccacacatttGGGAATTTTAGGGGAAATACATGCCTTTCAGgccttctaattaaaaaaaaaaaatcaagaaggtGGGCGGAGAAAGGCACAAGCCCATTTTCTTTAAGTTACATTTGAAATGTTAAGGAATCACAGTCTTAAGGCATAACTTTAAAAACTACACCTATACTCCAATAAACCATGttattattaaaattacaaaATAAGATCCTAATCTTGCAAGCTGTTCTGCAGAGCCCAAATGACTTCAACAAACATTTATATAAGTGTAGGATTCTGCTCACATACAGAATCAGTTAGCATCAGGGCCTAAATATAATTATTCAACTGTTTCCAACATTACCAGAGAAACATTCCCATGCCTCACGATTTTAGGTTCCCTTTCTCCATTCTTAACATACTCTTATTTTGGTTAGACAAATatcataattaaaaaaagcatATGTCTGCCATGATTGCATATTAAAGTCAGTTATCCttacaatacattaaaaaaaaccacagttttgctattctttttttaaaaaaacaaaacatttgtattAAAATTCTTAAAATGGATAGACATTAAACGCATGTCTGGAATTGAAGTTACAGTTGTTAGAATTTTCTTGATACATCACAACATTAAGATTTCTCTCTTTGCTGGCTGGAGGTACATCCTACATCAGAGaaccaaaacaaaagaaatcctccCAAAAAACCTAAATGCCTGTAAATTTGAATTAAATGCAGTCCAAATTTGCAAGACATGGAAATGACATTTAAAAGGCTCAAATGGAAATAAGAAATAAATTCCATTAAACAATAGGTCTTTTTGTCCTGGCTTGTTCAGTGTGATTACTGAAAAgaagctgttaagtagtttctggAGTAGCAGATAATGGGATTCTGTGGCGCTTTCACAGGTTGGCACCGGCTGGAACAGCTGAGTTTTGAAGGCACTCTACAGACACAGGGTTGCTGTTGGCCCTGTATCACATTTTAGGAAGTCTTTGTACTTTAGAGAGCTAATCAAAATCAGTTATTGCCAACccaaaaataaggaaaacaaaccaccaccacaaacctccctcccccctgaagaaaagaagaaaacacaACTAAAAAAATATTGTGCAGATTTGTAACATTTTcacagctgatttaaaaaaaaaaatactaccgctctcccccaaactcccatccgatacagcaggtaaacaaaatagGAAGTTTCACAAATGATCAGCAGACACGTTCTGGCACCCCACACTGTATTGGCATCAGTGTTATTCAAAGTCCCAGTTCAGATGTGCAATACTTCAGATTGGATACACTGTAACAATAATCCAACTTTGCATAGAAATCCTCAGAATCAATATCACAGTCACCGGGTGCATTCAAGGTTGGCTAAAGAAGAGAGAGCACCAATCTTAAGTGTTACCCCCACACGTCCACGGAAagatttctctccctctctctgcaaTGGTTTCTTCGTTTACTGCTCCCCTCAGTTCAAGTGAAATTTAACTCTTCCAGTTAGAAAACGATTGCTCCCAAGCTCCCCTTTCTCCAGGCCGAAACTTTTCTTACTGGTGTCAGTTGCCAATACAGCAATCTGTAAATGGTACTTACGGGAAATATGCAACAATCAAAATCGATGAAATGTACATGCTGAAAAAGCCACGTCCCAACAATACACCCACCCAATGACACTGatcactgcagcagctgctgctgcagcctggaaTCCTTGTGTATGCAAAGTTGTTTCCAATCTTTGTTTCGAACGATCACATTGCTGCTTCTTTTTGCTGTAAACCTGTGCGAACGACAACATTTGCCCCGCACGCCCTTTCAGAGGATCACGCAGGACGAGCAGCACTGATCGTCCCCGTTGGGTTGGGAAGCGTAGTTCATCTGCCTGACAATCTCTGCAAACAGTTCGTCCACTGAAGCTTTGTTTTTGGCTGAAGTTTCCATGAAGGGGCAGCTCCACTCCTCGGCCAGAGCTTTGCCTTCCCCATACGAGACCTCCCTCTCGCCCTCCAGATCCACCTTGTTGCCCACCAGGATCATGGGCACCTTCTCGTACCTCTTCACCCGGATGATCTGATCCCGCATGGGCTTGATGTCCTGGAAGCTCTGCTGGTTGACCAGGCTGTAGACCAGGATGAAACCTTGCCCGTTCTTGATGTAGAGGTCCCGCATGGAGGCGAACTGCTCGGTGCCGGCAGTGTCCAGGATCTCCAGCACCGAGGGGGAGGAATCCACCTCGATCTCCTTGCGGTAGAAATCCTCGATGGTGGGGTCATACTTCTCGATGAAGGAGCCGGTCACGAACTGCACGGTGAGGGCGGATTTGCCCACCCCGCCCGAGCCCAGCACCACCACCTTGTATTCTCGCATGGCTCCGCTCCGCACAGCCGGCTCCTTCCTCGCTgggtctcttctctccctcccacctccagtcgccggagaaggagggaggggagagaagccgccCCGCCGCGGCTCTCACTGGAGCAGGGTGAGCATGCAGCAAGCAGCCGGCGGGGGAGGGAGCAGCGGCTAACGCCCGGGCAGCGCCAGCCCCCTTCGCGCGGCAAAGGCTGCGcccagcctcctgggccaggcagCCGAGGCCGAGCCCCAGCACAACGCAGGGGCAGCGCGAGCCCCTTTGACAGGCAGGGTCTCAGCAGCCCTGGGAGACGGAGAGGCGGCAGCTGCCagcggggcgggggaggagatCGCGAGTTCTCATCGCCCCCCGGCAGCCAGCGCGTGGTGCACCAGTCCCGCGGTGCCGCCTCGCGCCGCCACGGGCCATCCcttccccgcagcccagcgctcAGCCCAGCTCACAGCCCGCCCGGACCCATTGGCTCGTGCTAACGCCCTTCCCCTTTCCATTGGTTTCTGGGTGGGGGGGACCACACAAGGACACGCGCCCCCAGTCGCCCTTTTGTTCGGATTGGCTGCCGCCTAGTGCCCGTCAGGCCGCGCTGCCTCATTGGCTCAGAGGTTTGAGTTTCTCCGCCATTGGGTCTCCAGAGGGAGGAAGATGATTGGTCGGTGAACCGCTGCCTGTCTTTCTGCCCCGCCTATGAAGGAGTTTTGGCGGATACTTATACTTTGCAAACGGGCAGAAAGGGGAGTCTGGGGTGCAGCGCAGGGACGTTGGCCTCTCCCTAGTAGGCGCCCAGCAATGCAGCTCCCCTTGGGTGAGCCCCAGGCGGAATTAGGGCAAGCTACAGCCCTAGGCacccctgctggggagggggctgtgcttTACCCCTGCACCTGCCCCAGGGTCACCCATCTAAAACACACgtgctgggcaggaggcagtTTGAACAGCCTAGAGCAACCTGTTCCGGAGACAGGCAGGGGTGCCTCAGGAGGATCAGTCGGGTTATTTTGCTCCTTAGGAGAGGTGGCTGTGGGGACAGAGGTGACTCCAGCAGTGTATTGCCTAGGCCAAGAAGGCGTAGgctagggtggcaaatt
It includes:
- the RAP2B gene encoding ras-related protein Rap-2b, encoding MREYKVVVLGSGGVGKSALTVQFVTGSFIEKYDPTIEDFYRKEIEVDSSPSVLEILDTAGTEQFASMRDLYIKNGQGFILVYSLVNQQSFQDIKPMRDQIIRVKRYEKVPMILVGNKVDLEGEREVSYGEGKALAEEWSCPFMETSAKNKASVDELFAEIVRQMNYASQPNGDDQCCSSCVIL